One genomic window of Xanthobacter dioxanivorans includes the following:
- a CDS encoding tyrosine-type recombinase/integrase codes for MGHSQFDDASRERAVWNAGKHVGTKRPLTQKQIWAIRFFLDRERRIRDRALFVLAIDSKLRGCDLVKIKIRDVVAGPEIRTRAIVVQQKTGRPVQFEITSDVRASLLAWLERRSGTVEDYAFPSRIDHAHHMSTRQYARLVDEWGTAVGLRQEEYGTHSLRRTKASMIYKATGNIRAIQILLDHSKIENTVRYLGVDVEDALLLAERAEI; via the coding sequence ATGGGCCATTCTCAATTTGACGATGCCAGCCGCGAGCGTGCAGTTTGGAATGCCGGAAAGCATGTCGGCACCAAGCGTCCGCTCACCCAGAAACAGATCTGGGCAATTCGATTTTTCCTTGATCGCGAAAGACGCATTCGTGACCGGGCGCTGTTCGTTCTGGCCATCGACAGCAAGCTGCGCGGCTGCGACCTGGTCAAGATCAAGATTCGTGACGTGGTCGCCGGCCCGGAGATCAGGACGCGCGCGATTGTCGTGCAGCAGAAGACGGGGCGGCCGGTCCAGTTCGAGATCACCAGCGACGTACGAGCGAGCCTGCTGGCCTGGCTGGAACGGCGCAGCGGCACCGTTGAGGATTATGCCTTTCCGAGCCGCATCGATCACGCGCACCACATGAGCACAAGGCAGTATGCTCGCCTGGTCGACGAGTGGGGCACCGCGGTCGGCCTACGCCAAGAGGAATATGGCACTCACTCGCTCCGTCGCACGAAGGCGTCCATGATCTATAAGGCGACGGGCAACATCCGCGCCATCCAGATCTTGCTCGATCACTCCAAGATTGAGAACACGGTCCGATATCTTGGTGTCGACGTGGAGGACGCTCTGCTGCTGGCAGAGCGGGCGGAAATCTGA
- a CDS encoding ATP-dependent helicase, producing MGLGSVGAAAAYLDGLNAEQRRAVEHGVAEGAGRPGPPLLIIAGAGSGKTNTLAHRVAHLIVGGADPGRILLMTFSRRAATEMTKRVERICNKVLADRGLTNALTWAGTFHGIGARLLRDYAEQMGIDPAFTIHDRVDAADLMSLVRHELGFSKTQSRFPAKGTCLAIYSRAVNSTRPLAEVLARAFPWCVGWHDELKQLFGAYVEAKQAQNVLDYDDLLLYWAQLVTEPAIARDMGARFDHVMVDEYQDTNSLQASVLLGLKPDGYGLTVVGDDAQSIYAFRAATVRNILDFPDHFRPRAEVVTLERNYRSCQPILEAANAVIGLASERFTKNLWTDRASAEKPELVSVRDEMEQARFIADRVLENREVGTALKQQAVLFRTSSHAGPLEVELTRRNIPFVKFGGLKFLDAAHVKDLLAVLRFAQNGRDRIAGFRLLQLLPGLGPASAQKILDRVADLPDPIAALSDVQAPAKVGDAWSQLVAMLQGISQATWPAQIELARLWYEPHLERIHEDAGLRAADLTQLEQIAAGYGSRERFLTELTLDPPDATSDQAGVPLLDEDYLILSTIHSAKGQEWKSVFVMNVVDGCIPSDLGAGQTEELEEERRLLYVAMTRARDALHLVTPQRFFVHGQPVKGDRHVYAARTRFIPKSVLPHFDHVSWPKAGPEDVRTGAVRNVRIDVGARLRSMWQ from the coding sequence ATGGGATTGGGATCGGTGGGGGCAGCGGCGGCGTATCTCGACGGTCTCAATGCCGAGCAGAGGCGCGCGGTCGAACACGGCGTGGCCGAGGGCGCGGGGCGGCCCGGACCGCCCCTTCTTATCATCGCCGGTGCGGGGTCGGGCAAGACCAACACCCTTGCCCACCGGGTTGCCCACTTGATCGTGGGCGGCGCCGATCCGGGCCGCATCCTGCTGATGACATTCTCCCGGCGCGCCGCCACCGAGATGACGAAGCGCGTGGAGCGCATCTGCAACAAGGTGCTGGCTGACCGGGGTCTGACGAATGCCCTGACCTGGGCGGGCACGTTCCACGGCATCGGCGCCCGGTTGCTGCGCGATTATGCCGAGCAGATGGGGATCGATCCCGCCTTCACGATCCACGATCGGGTGGATGCCGCCGATCTCATGAGCCTGGTCCGGCACGAGCTCGGATTTTCCAAGACCCAGTCCCGTTTTCCCGCCAAGGGCACCTGCCTTGCCATTTATTCCCGCGCTGTGAATTCCACCCGGCCTCTGGCGGAAGTTCTGGCCCGGGCCTTTCCGTGGTGCGTCGGCTGGCATGACGAGCTGAAGCAGCTCTTCGGCGCCTATGTCGAGGCCAAGCAGGCGCAGAACGTGCTCGATTACGATGATCTTCTGCTTTATTGGGCGCAGCTCGTCACCGAGCCAGCGATCGCACGGGACATGGGCGCACGCTTCGACCATGTGATGGTGGACGAGTATCAGGACACGAACAGCCTGCAGGCGTCCGTCTTGCTCGGCCTCAAGCCGGATGGCTACGGGCTTACGGTGGTCGGCGACGACGCCCAGTCCATCTATGCCTTCCGTGCGGCGACGGTGCGCAACATCCTGGACTTTCCGGACCATTTCCGCCCGCGCGCAGAGGTGGTCACGCTGGAGCGAAACTATCGCTCCTGCCAGCCGATTCTCGAAGCCGCAAATGCCGTCATCGGTCTTGCCAGCGAGCGTTTCACCAAGAACCTCTGGACAGATCGCGCTTCCGCCGAGAAGCCGGAACTGGTGAGCGTGCGCGACGAGATGGAGCAGGCACGCTTCATCGCCGACCGCGTTCTGGAAAACCGGGAAGTGGGCACTGCCCTGAAGCAGCAGGCGGTGCTGTTCCGGACCTCCAGTCACGCCGGGCCGCTGGAGGTGGAGCTCACCCGTCGCAACATTCCGTTCGTGAAATTCGGCGGGCTGAAGTTCCTCGATGCGGCTCATGTGAAGGATCTGCTGGCGGTCCTGCGCTTTGCCCAGAACGGCCGCGACCGCATCGCCGGCTTCCGCCTCCTGCAACTGCTGCCCGGCCTCGGCCCGGCCTCTGCGCAGAAGATACTGGATCGGGTTGCTGATCTGCCGGATCCTATTGCCGCGCTGTCGGACGTGCAGGCCCCCGCAAAGGTGGGCGATGCGTGGAGCCAGCTGGTCGCGATGCTTCAGGGGATTTCCCAGGCGACCTGGCCCGCGCAGATCGAACTGGCGCGGCTCTGGTACGAGCCGCATCTTGAGCGCATCCACGAGGATGCCGGCCTGCGGGCGGCGGATCTGACGCAACTGGAGCAGATCGCGGCGGGATATGGCTCACGCGAGAGGTTTCTGACGGAGCTGACGCTCGATCCGCCGGATGCCACAAGCGATCAGGCGGGTGTGCCGCTGTTGGATGAGGACTATCTCATCCTCTCCACCATCCATTCGGCGAAGGGGCAGGAGTGGAAGTCCGTCTTCGTCATGAACGTGGTCGATGGCTGCATTCCAAGCGATCTCGGTGCAGGCCAGACCGAGGAACTGGAGGAAGAGCGACGCCTGCTCTATGTGGCCATGACCCGGGCGAGGGATGCCCTGCATCTCGTCACACCGCAGCGCTTTTTCGTCCACGGCCAGCCTGTCAAAGGGGACCGGCACGTCTATGCCGCGCGAACGCGCTTCATCCCGAAGTCCGTTCTTCCGCACTTTGATCATGTGTCGTGGCCAAAGGCCGGTCCCGAGGATGTCAGGACCGGCGCCGTCCGGAATGTCAGGATCGATGTGGGCGCGCGTCTGCGAAGCATGTGGCAGTAG
- the tnpC gene encoding IS66 family transposase — MADLPEDITALKAALAASERRADLAEIERDEALADAANAKAKASGIEALVAHLTLRIEKLKRELYGTRSERTARLLDQLEMQLEDAEAALSEDELAAEHAAVKTTTVASFERRRRGGRKPFPEHLPRERVVVPGPSACSCCGSDRLRKLGEDVTETLEAIPRRWKVIQTVREKFTCRDCERISQAPAPFHPTPRGFLGPNLLAMILFDKFGQHQPLNRQSERYAREGIELSLSTLADQVGACAHVLQPLHDLIAAHVLAAERLHGDDTTVPILAKGKTVTGRIWTYVRDDRPFDGQGPPAALYYASPDRTAEQPQEHLAGWTGILQADAYSGYGRLYAEDRSPRPLIQALCWSHAKRKFFELADIAKNARRGKNAASISPMALEAVKRIDALFAIEREANGLHAAERLAIRRERSLPLLADFENWMRTERARLSRHADVAKAMDYMLTKWDAFARFTTDGRICLSNNAAERALRGIALGRRSWTFAGSKRGADRCAFMLTMIATAKLNDVDPQAWLADVLARIADMPQSRLPELLPWNWAAAPHQDQAVAA; from the coding sequence ATGGCCGATCTGCCGGAAGACATCACCGCCCTGAAGGCCGCGCTGGCGGCATCGGAACGGCGTGCCGACTTGGCCGAGATCGAGCGGGACGAGGCTCTCGCGGATGCGGCCAATGCGAAGGCGAAGGCCTCCGGCATCGAAGCCCTCGTCGCCCATCTGACGCTGCGGATCGAGAAGCTGAAGCGCGAGCTCTACGGCACGCGCTCCGAGCGCACGGCCCGACTTCTCGATCAGTTGGAGATGCAGCTTGAGGACGCCGAGGCGGCTCTGAGCGAAGACGAACTCGCCGCAGAGCATGCCGCGGTGAAGACGACGACGGTGGCCTCCTTCGAGCGCCGTCGCCGCGGCGGCCGCAAGCCGTTCCCCGAGCATCTGCCGCGCGAGCGCGTCGTGGTACCCGGTCCCTCCGCATGCTCCTGCTGCGGCTCGGATCGCCTGCGCAAGCTTGGCGAGGACGTCACTGAGACGCTGGAGGCGATCCCCCGCCGGTGGAAGGTGATCCAGACGGTACGCGAGAAGTTCACCTGCCGGGACTGCGAACGGATCAGCCAGGCGCCGGCACCGTTCCACCCGACCCCGCGAGGGTTCCTCGGCCCCAACCTCCTGGCGATGATCCTGTTCGACAAGTTCGGACAACACCAGCCGCTGAACCGGCAGTCGGAGCGCTATGCCCGTGAGGGGATCGAGCTGTCGCTGTCGACGCTGGCCGACCAGGTAGGCGCCTGCGCTCATGTCCTTCAGCCGCTGCACGACCTCATTGCCGCCCACGTCCTCGCCGCCGAGCGCCTGCATGGCGACGATACGACGGTGCCGATCCTGGCCAAGGGGAAGACCGTGACGGGCCGGATCTGGACCTATGTGCGCGACGATCGTCCCTTCGACGGCCAGGGCCCGCCGGCGGCCCTATACTATGCCTCCCCGGACCGCACGGCCGAGCAACCCCAAGAGCATCTGGCGGGATGGACTGGCATTCTCCAGGCCGATGCCTACTCGGGCTATGGTCGCCTCTATGCTGAGGATCGAAGTCCCAGACCGCTCATCCAGGCGCTTTGCTGGAGCCATGCCAAACGGAAGTTCTTCGAGCTCGCCGACATCGCGAAGAATGCCCGGCGCGGAAAGAACGCGGCGTCGATCTCGCCGATGGCGCTGGAGGCGGTCAAGCGCATCGATGCACTGTTCGCAATCGAGCGCGAGGCGAACGGTCTGCATGCCGCCGAGCGTCTGGCGATCCGCCGCGAACGCTCCCTGCCGCTCCTCGCCGACTTCGAGAACTGGATGCGCACCGAACGGGCGCGCCTGTCGCGCCACGCCGACGTCGCCAAGGCGATGGACTACATGCTGACCAAGTGGGACGCCTTTGCCCGCTTCACGACCGACGGGCGCATCTGCCTGTCGAACAACGCTGCGGAGCGAGCCCTGCGCGGCATCGCCCTTGGCCGCCGCTCGTGGACCTTCGCCGGTTCGAAGCGCGGCGCCGATCGCTGTGCCTTCATGCTGACGATGATCGCCACCGCCAAGCTCAATGATGTCGATCCGCAGGCCTGGCTCGCCGACGTCCTCGCCCGCATTGCCGACATGCCCCAAAGCCGGCTGCCTGAACTCCTGCCATGGAATTGGGCCGCGGCACCCCATCAGGATCAAGCCGTAGCTGCCTGA
- the tnpA gene encoding IS66-like element accessory protein TnpA, which yields MDVHKHSAFERLEIVETGRRRRWSEDEKLRIVMESQSAPRLVSATARRHGISRSQLGTWLRSFRTEQPATKPEPAFVPVLMAPGAMSDPFAAADDTAIVVDLPGGSRLRIAASTPPALAAAVLRALR from the coding sequence ATGGACGTCCATAAGCACAGTGCCTTCGAGCGTTTGGAGATCGTGGAGACGGGTCGTCGTCGCCGTTGGAGCGAAGACGAGAAGCTCCGGATCGTGATGGAGAGCCAGTCGGCACCGCGTCTGGTGTCGGCGACGGCGCGGCGTCACGGGATTTCGCGCTCCCAGTTGGGGACGTGGCTGCGCAGCTTTCGCACCGAGCAGCCTGCCACAAAGCCGGAGCCGGCCTTCGTTCCGGTTCTGATGGCCCCTGGGGCTATGTCCGACCCCTTTGCGGCCGCCGATGACACGGCGATCGTAGTGGACCTGCCGGGTGGCAGTCGGCTGCGGATTGCCGCCTCGACGCCGCCGGCGCTGGCGGCTGCGGTCCTGAGGGCGCTGCGATGA
- a CDS encoding calcium-binding protein translates to MATGNLEALIANAGNDTITGNSAANGYIDGGAGNDTITGGALDDILIGGDGADTIHGGTGADYIQGGNDADTLYGDDAADTLKGNDGDDILVGGTGADILDGGAGSDTASYTTDSAGVTVNLLTGVATGGEAAGDQLSNIEVVVGGSGNDTLTGNASANTLNGAAGADTLNGGDGDDVIIGGAGADTMDGGAGIDTLSYDGSTTAIKVALGEAGIQATSTDTVTTADDYGDKFTNFENIIGGTKADTFTGNSLDNVLSGGAGADTLNGGGGNDTIIGGAGADTMDGGAGIDTLSYEGSTTAIKVALGEAGVQATSSSILSTTDDYGDKFVNFENVIGGTKADTITGNSLNNVLTGGAGADTISGGVGDDLIIGGADGDTMDGGAGIDTLSYAASTLAVSITLGAAGAQTTASGATGSDSVGDKVKNFENLVGSQADDTLTGNTSNNVLTGGGGTDTLTGGGGTDTYIFSAAQQSEIIINGLSSNTGPSGELDIAVDHDDLWFIQQGNDLVIDVLGTSEQVTIKDWYKDTSTTSWEQLSKIAAQDGLQLTSAQQVNSLVQAMATFSDNYNSAYGSAFDPTAPESATITDAAVIAAQGSAWHA, encoded by the coding sequence ATGGCAACCGGCAATCTGGAAGCTCTTATCGCCAACGCCGGCAACGACACCATCACCGGCAACTCGGCCGCCAACGGCTATATCGACGGCGGCGCAGGCAACGACACCATCACCGGGGGGGCGCTCGACGACATCCTCATCGGGGGCGACGGCGCCGACACCATCCACGGCGGCACCGGCGCTGACTACATCCAAGGCGGCAACGACGCCGACACACTGTACGGCGACGATGCGGCCGACACCCTCAAGGGCAATGACGGGGACGACATCCTCGTGGGTGGCACCGGCGCCGATATCCTCGATGGCGGCGCTGGGAGCGATACGGCCTCCTACACCACCGACAGCGCCGGCGTGACGGTCAACCTCCTGACCGGCGTTGCAACGGGAGGAGAAGCCGCCGGCGACCAGCTCAGCAACATCGAGGTGGTCGTCGGTGGGTCCGGGAACGACACCCTGACCGGCAATGCCAGCGCGAATACCCTCAACGGCGCCGCAGGCGCAGACACCCTCAACGGCGGCGACGGTGACGATGTGATCATCGGCGGCGCGGGTGCCGACACCATGGATGGCGGGGCCGGCATCGACACCCTGAGCTACGATGGCTCGACCACTGCCATAAAGGTGGCTCTGGGTGAGGCCGGCATCCAGGCAACGTCCACCGACACAGTCACCACCGCCGACGATTATGGGGACAAGTTCACGAACTTCGAGAACATCATCGGCGGCACCAAGGCCGACACCTTCACCGGCAACAGCCTCGACAACGTGCTGAGCGGCGGCGCCGGGGCAGACACCCTCAACGGCGGTGGCGGGAACGACACGATCATCGGTGGCGCGGGAGCCGACACCATGGATGGCGGCGCGGGCATCGACACCCTCAGCTACGAAGGCTCCACCACTGCGATCAAGGTGGCGCTGGGTGAAGCCGGGGTGCAGGCTACGTCCTCCAGCATCCTCTCCACGACCGACGACTATGGGGACAAGTTCGTCAACTTCGAGAACGTCATCGGGGGCACCAAGGCCGACACCATCACCGGCAATAGCCTCAATAACGTCCTCACCGGAGGTGCCGGCGCCGACACGATCTCGGGCGGGGTCGGCGATGATCTTATCATTGGCGGGGCCGATGGAGACACCATGGATGGCGGCGCCGGCATCGACACTCTCAGCTACGCGGCGTCGACACTAGCGGTCAGCATCACCCTCGGAGCCGCCGGTGCGCAAACCACAGCTTCAGGTGCCACCGGCAGCGATTCCGTCGGAGACAAGGTGAAGAACTTCGAGAATCTCGTCGGCAGCCAGGCTGATGATACACTGACGGGAAACACCTCAAACAACGTGCTCACCGGCGGCGGCGGCACCGACACGCTCACCGGAGGGGGCGGAACCGATACCTATATCTTCTCCGCTGCACAGCAGAGCGAAATCATCATCAACGGCCTGTCGTCGAACACGGGGCCTTCAGGCGAGCTCGACATCGCCGTCGACCATGACGACCTCTGGTTCATCCAGCAGGGCAACGACCTCGTCATCGACGTGCTCGGAACCTCGGAGCAAGTAACCATCAAGGACTGGTACAAAGACACGTCCACCACGAGCTGGGAGCAACTGTCGAAGATTGCTGCGCAGGACGGGCTACAGCTGACCTCGGCCCAGCAAGTGAACAGCCTGGTCCAGGCCATGGCCACGTTCTCGGACAACTACAACTCGGCCTACGGCTCTGCCTTCGATCCGACCGCGCCCGAAAGTGCCACCATCACCGACGCCGCAGTCATCGCCGCCCAGGGAAGCGCCTGGCACGCATAA
- a CDS encoding recombinase family protein, with the protein MIIGYARVSTDGQTLDSQIEHLKTSGCKKVFAETASGAKTDRRELRRCIASLSAGDVLVVARLDRLARSTRDLLNVLAEVSERKAAFRSLSDAWADTTTPHGRLMLTVLGGLAEFERELIKTRTGEGRIRAKARGVKFGRKSVLTADQRAYVAKLRAEGESVRHIARVMGVSTATIGRIAPTP; encoded by the coding sequence ATGATCATCGGCTATGCGCGCGTATCTACTGACGGACAGACGCTAGACAGCCAGATCGAGCACCTCAAGACCTCAGGCTGCAAGAAAGTCTTTGCTGAGACGGCCAGCGGCGCCAAGACCGACAGGCGCGAGTTGCGCCGCTGCATCGCCTCGCTCTCAGCCGGCGATGTGCTCGTTGTCGCGCGGCTCGATCGCCTCGCACGGTCCACGCGAGATCTGCTCAACGTGCTTGCCGAAGTCAGCGAACGGAAGGCGGCGTTTCGCTCCCTCTCGGATGCTTGGGCGGATACGACCACGCCGCACGGCCGTCTCATGCTGACGGTGCTCGGCGGCCTGGCTGAGTTCGAGCGCGAACTGATCAAGACCCGCACAGGCGAAGGACGCATTCGCGCCAAGGCGCGAGGAGTCAAGTTCGGCCGCAAGAGCGTGCTGACGGCCGATCAGCGAGCTTATGTTGCCAAACTTCGTGCCGAAGGCGAAAGCGTGCGGCACATCGCCAGGGTCATGGGTGTCAGCACGGCCACCATCGGGCGCATTGCGCCCACTCCCTAG
- the tnpB gene encoding IS66 family insertion sequence element accessory protein TnpB (TnpB, as the term is used for proteins encoded by IS66 family insertion elements, is considered an accessory protein, since TnpC, encoded by a neighboring gene, is a DDE family transposase.), with product MQGLSLLVQEGLKRDPNGGDLFVFRGRSGSLVKILWHDGVGLSLYAKRLERGRFVWPSAKDGVVALTHTDLACLLDGIDWRNPQRTWRPEAVG from the coding sequence ATGCAGGGTCTGTCGCTCCTCGTCCAGGAGGGGTTGAAGCGCGATCCGAACGGTGGCGATCTCTTCGTCTTTCGGGGCCGCAGCGGATCGCTGGTGAAGATCCTCTGGCATGACGGGGTTGGGCTGTCGCTTTACGCCAAGAGGCTGGAGCGCGGACGCTTCGTCTGGCCCTCGGCCAAGGACGGCGTCGTGGCTCTGACCCACACGGATCTCGCCTGCCTGCTCGACGGGATCGACTGGAGGAACCCGCAGAGGACGTGGCGTCCGGAAGCGGTGGGATAG